In Sulfurospirillum tamanense, the following proteins share a genomic window:
- a CDS encoding flagellar basal body P-ring protein FlgI gives MKRILVGLLFLSLYLHADRVKDIANVIGVRENQLIGYGLVVGLSGTGDGSSSEFTLQSLSNLLQTVNVKIDPDDIKSKNIAAVIVTAKLPAFARQGDTLDTIVSSIGDAKSLEGGTLLITPLKGVDGEIYALAQGSVSIGGRNVRGAGQPSHATSGAIFSGALVEREVVYDIYNQTNVNLSLNHSDFKTALAIQESINTHFDARVAIAIDPRTVTMQRPHNHSMVEFLAKTLDLPVAYEKEEKIIIDERTGTVVAGINIMVDPVVITHGEITLKIQPVNIFDPEEAGQVDLRDGVALSPNNNLLNMQDGRTTVANVTRALNRLGATPKEIIAILENMKRAGAIRAKLEVI, from the coding sequence ATGAAGCGGATTCTTGTTGGGTTACTTTTTCTCTCTCTTTACCTACACGCTGATCGTGTTAAGGATATTGCCAATGTGATTGGCGTGCGTGAAAACCAATTAATCGGTTATGGCCTTGTGGTCGGCCTTAGCGGCACGGGTGATGGCTCCTCTTCCGAGTTTACCTTGCAATCTCTCTCTAATCTTCTTCAAACGGTAAACGTAAAAATTGATCCTGATGATATTAAATCAAAAAACATTGCCGCGGTGATTGTAACTGCCAAACTACCTGCTTTTGCGCGTCAAGGTGATACATTAGACACCATCGTTTCCTCCATTGGGGATGCAAAATCCCTTGAGGGGGGTACTTTGCTTATTACACCACTTAAAGGGGTGGATGGAGAAATTTACGCGCTTGCACAAGGTTCTGTAAGTATTGGCGGACGAAATGTTCGTGGTGCGGGGCAGCCAAGTCACGCAACTTCCGGTGCTATTTTTAGCGGTGCTCTTGTGGAGCGTGAAGTGGTGTATGATATTTACAACCAAACCAACGTCAATCTTAGCCTTAACCATTCGGATTTTAAAACTGCACTTGCTATCCAAGAAAGTATCAATACCCATTTTGATGCGCGGGTTGCCATTGCTATTGATCCGCGAACCGTGACCATGCAACGTCCCCATAATCACTCCATGGTGGAGTTTTTGGCCAAGACGTTGGATTTACCTGTTGCTTACGAAAAAGAAGAAAAAATCATCATCGATGAGCGCACAGGAACCGTAGTGGCAGGAATTAACATCATGGTTGACCCTGTGGTGATTACCCATGGTGAAATTACACTTAAAATTCAACCCGTGAATATTTTTGACCCTGAAGAAGCGGGGCAGGTAGATTTGCGTGATGGGGTTGCGTTGAGTCCTAATAATAACTTACTTAATATGCAAGATGGTCGCACAACAGTAGCCAATGTGACAAGAGCATTGAACCGTTTGGGTGCAACACCTAAAGAGATTATCGCCATTTTAGAAAACATGAAGCGCGCAGGTGCTATTCGCGCAAAGTTGGAGGTTATCTAA
- the fliS gene encoding flagellar export chaperone FliS — MKSNLAYAAYSRNNVSIESPEKLIEMLYEGILRFSAQARKAIENEDIEKKTYWINRCSAIFAELLNSLNYSGGDVAHYLSGLYIRQLQLLALANIEGKATHLDEVINVTKNLLEAWRESTRTYE; from the coding sequence ATGAAAAGTAATCTTGCCTACGCGGCCTACTCACGCAATAATGTTTCCATTGAGTCACCTGAAAAACTTATTGAAATGCTCTATGAAGGAATTTTACGGTTTTCAGCGCAAGCAAGAAAAGCCATTGAAAATGAAGATATTGAGAAAAAAACCTATTGGATTAACCGCTGTTCGGCTATTTTTGCTGAATTGTTAAATTCTCTTAATTACTCTGGAGGGGACGTGGCGCACTATTTGAGCGGGCTCTACATTCGCCAGCTCCAACTACTAGCACTTGCCAACATCGAAGGAAAGGCAACCCATTTAGATGAAGTGATAAACGTCACTAAAAACCTTTTGGAAGCGTGGAGAGAGAGCACGCGCACGTATGAATAA
- a CDS encoding amino acid ABC transporter permease: protein MAVYDMKPTKSAPVNSKGAWHWVRENLFSSPLNVLLTFLGVGLLYLIIPPFLQWAYFDATFIGSTREDCAVNGGACWVFINYKLDMFMYGFYPEGERWRLNLGLGLFVLLLLALRYLKSTLMKFAFFNLFLVAAAILTIGGTLGLEMVPTDRWGGLMLTIVVAATGIIVAFPIGVFLALGRASDLPIIRSICVTYIEFIRGVPLITILFMSSIILPLFFPEGITFDKLLRALIGIAMFEAAYIAENIRGGLQAIPKGQYEAADAIGLSYWQKMGLVILPQALKVAIPNLVGVSIALFQDTTLVLIIGLFDLLGMVRLSAADSYWLGFETEGYVFVTFIFWFFCYSMSRFSQRLEKRFNTNLQ from the coding sequence ATGGCTGTATATGACATGAAACCCACCAAATCCGCTCCTGTAAACTCCAAAGGCGCATGGCATTGGGTACGTGAAAACCTTTTCTCTTCACCTTTAAATGTTTTACTGACATTTCTAGGGGTGGGGCTTTTGTATCTTATTATCCCACCCTTTCTTCAATGGGCTTACTTTGACGCAACCTTTATTGGAAGTACGCGCGAGGATTGTGCCGTTAACGGGGGTGCATGTTGGGTTTTTATTAACTATAAGCTTGACATGTTTATGTACGGATTTTACCCCGAGGGTGAACGCTGGCGGCTCAATCTTGGATTAGGTCTTTTTGTTTTATTGCTTTTAGCTTTGCGTTACCTTAAGAGCACTTTAATGAAATTTGCCTTTTTTAACCTCTTCTTGGTCGCTGCTGCCATTTTAACCATTGGCGGAACACTAGGCCTTGAGATGGTTCCTACAGACAGATGGGGTGGCCTTATGCTTACAATTGTGGTGGCTGCAACTGGCATCATTGTTGCTTTTCCTATTGGGGTCTTTTTGGCCCTAGGGCGTGCTTCAGATTTGCCTATCATTCGCAGTATTTGTGTGACCTACATTGAGTTTATTCGCGGGGTCCCACTCATCACGATTTTATTTATGTCTTCCATTATTCTTCCTTTGTTTTTTCCTGAAGGCATCACTTTTGACAAGCTCCTTCGTGCACTTATTGGGATTGCGATGTTTGAAGCAGCTTACATTGCTGAAAACATTCGTGGCGGCCTTCAAGCTATCCCCAAAGGACAGTATGAAGCAGCAGATGCTATTGGGCTTAGTTATTGGCAAAAAATGGGCTTAGTTATTTTACCTCAAGCCCTCAAAGTTGCTATTCCAAATCTAGTAGGTGTTTCTATTGCTCTTTTTCAAGATACTACACTGGTGCTTATCATCGGGCTTTTCGATTTGCTTGGCATGGTGCGCCTTAGTGCCGCGGATTCCTATTGGTTGGGATTTGAAACCGAAGGGTATGTGTTTGTAACCTTTATTTTCTGGTTCTTTTGTTATTCCATGTCTCGGTTTAGTCAACGGCTTGAAAAACGCTTTAATACAAATTTACAATAG
- a CDS encoding amino acid ABC transporter ATP-binding protein, translating to MEENNIIEIKNLNKWYGDFHVLKEINLTVKKGEIIVVCGPSGSGKSTLIRCINRLEEFQEGSIVVDNIELTHDIKKIKAVREEVAMVFQHFNLFPHLSILDNLTLSPMWVKKMARKDAETLAMKYLTRVNIAEQAHKYPNQLSGGQQQRVAIARSLCKNPKIMLFDEPTSALDPEMVAEVLDVMIELAREGRTMVCVTHEMGFAKKVADRIIFMDNGQIVEENIPDKFFKNPESDRLKLFLEQILSH from the coding sequence ATGGAAGAAAATAACATTATTGAAATCAAAAATCTCAACAAATGGTATGGAGATTTTCACGTTCTAAAAGAGATTAACCTCACTGTCAAAAAAGGTGAAATTATCGTTGTTTGTGGCCCTTCTGGATCGGGAAAATCAACGTTAATTCGCTGTATCAACCGTCTTGAGGAGTTTCAAGAAGGAAGTATTGTGGTGGACAATATTGAGCTCACTCACGATATTAAAAAAATCAAAGCCGTGCGTGAAGAGGTGGCTATGGTATTTCAGCACTTCAACCTCTTTCCCCATCTTTCTATTCTTGACAACCTCACCCTTTCTCCCATGTGGGTCAAGAAAATGGCACGCAAAGACGCAGAGACATTGGCCATGAAGTACCTCACCCGTGTCAACATCGCTGAACAAGCCCACAAATACCCCAACCAACTCTCAGGAGGCCAACAGCAACGGGTTGCCATTGCGCGCAGTTTGTGCAAAAACCCTAAAATTATGCTTTTTGATGAGCCCACTTCTGCCCTTGACCCTGAAATGGTTGCGGAAGTCCTTGATGTTATGATTGAGCTTGCCAGAGAAGGACGCACCATGGTCTGTGTTACCCATGAAATGGGTTTTGCCAAAAAGGTGGCTGATCGCATTATTTTTATGGACAATGGTCAAATTGTTGAAGAAAACATACCCGATAAATTCTTCAAAAATCCAGAATCTGACCGTCTAAAACTCTTTCTCGAACAAATTCTTTCTCACTAA
- a CDS encoding sodium:solute symporter family protein — MGMIENVVIISYLAIVGYLGFLGFKKTKNTTDYLLAGRDTHPFVMALSYGATFISTAAIVGFGGVAAWLGSSLLWLTFFNIFVGIFIAFVFLGNPTRKMGIRLGAHTFPELLGKRFDSKFIQVFGGVLILLFMPLYASAVLIGGTHFIAAYFQADYHLSLLVFSIIITGYVIAGGLKGVMFTDALQGVIMFVAMVLLAIFTLDSLGGLSEAYEKLGVVWEMTVAPLAEVSMKELTPGSADFMMKLSMLWGFKGWASMPDFLSQGWLFVITSITLGVGIGVLAQPQLVVRFMTVRSKQELNRAVLIGGVFIFAMTGIIFIIGALSNAWFYEFNEGKNALQSAGGVNQVIPYFINTAMPKWFAFIFLFALISAAMSTLSSQFHTMGTAVGRDVYEQLFKKEGKSSMLITRTGVVVMIVFAVVLSYLFDDQPAIIARSTAIFFALCASIFLPTYVGGLFWKRMTKEGAIASMLSGLVVSSFWLVFVHFNEAKHLGVAKALFGVDSLLSGKIIFVDALVIALPVSITVAVLVSLLTKPDEEALRRSFN; from the coding sequence ATGGGTATGATTGAAAATGTGGTCATCATTTCCTATTTGGCCATCGTGGGGTATTTGGGCTTTTTGGGCTTTAAAAAGACAAAAAATACGACCGATTATCTCCTGGCGGGGCGCGACACCCATCCTTTTGTGATGGCGTTAAGTTACGGGGCGACATTCATCTCCACCGCGGCCATCGTAGGCTTTGGTGGCGTGGCGGCGTGGTTGGGGAGTTCGCTTCTTTGGTTGACGTTTTTTAATATCTTTGTGGGTATTTTCATCGCCTTTGTCTTTTTGGGCAATCCCACGCGCAAGATGGGCATTCGTTTGGGCGCACACACCTTTCCTGAGTTGCTAGGAAAACGGTTTGATTCCAAGTTCATCCAAGTCTTTGGGGGCGTGTTGATTTTACTTTTTATGCCCTTGTATGCCTCGGCGGTGCTCATTGGCGGGACGCATTTTATCGCGGCCTATTTTCAGGCCGATTACCATCTTTCGTTGCTTGTGTTTTCCATCATCATCACAGGTTACGTCATTGCGGGTGGATTGAAGGGTGTCATGTTTACTGACGCACTCCAAGGGGTGATTATGTTTGTCGCCATGGTGCTTTTGGCTATTTTTACACTAGATTCTTTGGGTGGCTTGAGTGAAGCGTATGAAAAGCTTGGCGTTGTGTGGGAGATGACCGTGGCACCTTTGGCGGAGGTGAGCATGAAAGAACTAACGCCAGGCAGTGCGGATTTTATGATGAAGCTTTCCATGCTGTGGGGGTTTAAGGGGTGGGCGAGTATGCCTGATTTTCTCTCACAAGGTTGGCTTTTTGTGATTACCTCCATCACCTTGGGCGTGGGCATTGGTGTGTTGGCGCAACCCCAGCTTGTGGTGCGGTTTATGACGGTGCGCAGTAAACAAGAACTTAACCGTGCGGTGCTCATTGGCGGGGTGTTTATCTTTGCCATGACGGGGATTATTTTCATCATCGGGGCCCTTAGTAATGCGTGGTTTTATGAGTTTAACGAAGGCAAAAATGCTTTGCAAAGTGCGGGTGGAGTAAACCAAGTTATTCCTTATTTTATCAACACGGCTATGCCTAAATGGTTTGCTTTTATTTTCTTGTTCGCACTCATTTCAGCGGCCATGAGTACGCTTTCTTCTCAGTTTCACACCATGGGAACGGCAGTGGGACGAGACGTGTATGAGCAATTGTTTAAAAAAGAAGGCAAAAGTTCCATGCTCATTACCCGCACGGGTGTGGTGGTGATGATCGTTTTTGCGGTGGTGCTTTCGTACTTGTTTGACGACCAGCCTGCCATCATTGCGCGAAGCACGGCCATCTTCTTTGCCTTGTGTGCAAGCATTTTTTTGCCCACCTATGTTGGCGGACTGTTTTGGAAGCGCATGACCAAAGAGGGAGCTATCGCTTCGATGCTTTCAGGGCTTGTGGTGTCTAGTTTTTGGTTGGTGTTTGTACATTTTAACGAAGCCAAGCACCTTGGGGTTGCTAAGGCGTTGTTTGGTGTAGATTCGCTGTTGAGTGGAAAAATTATCTTCGTAGATGCGCTTGTGATTGCGCTACCTGTTTCAATCACAGTGGCGGTGCTTGTATCATTACTTACAAAACCTGATGAAGAAGCGCTACGACGAAGCTTTAATTAG
- the fliD gene encoding flagellar filament capping protein FliD: protein MATGALSSLGIGSSVLTYDIIEKLREADEKGKITPIDTKLEQNLTQQKDLTAITGYLNSLKSAASGLSSDLLFQGRNVSSSGTSASLTADAGVLTQEVTVDVKQLAAKDIFQTVGKASRTSTFASGNDTLGITIDGKTYSIDVKTTTTLTELADIINNGTDGKVEARIMNVGGENPYRLIIQSAETGESQKIEFSGTTVLADLGLNHEDAISEEGAETSRLSNASNAKFVYNGISMQRETNTIDDITVGMALKFTETGKTTFNITQDTDALVEEMNNFVTAYNDLVNNLSVATDYDSESGQSGSLQGNSQINAIKTVLNRLLTSMDSDGRSLNQYGLNLNDNGLLQLTESTLREKLTDDPLDVEAFFKGMNTPNTTLYTPKNEVSGGALDLKYGDLTINGIAIILTTPDGSTAEENALALRDAINKALVAEGVTASLDTNGTKIILNQKEGWDISVKGSSAGLNATGYTARTVTGNSEISEGIFSQLHQSIESMVSSNGGSITLLGEQFTNAQTRLNKERVRSMEQLDSKYATMVAQFAAYDTMIANLNNQFATLQSMIDSQLNSK from the coding sequence ATGGCAACTGGCGCATTAAGTTCACTTGGCATTGGTAGCAGTGTTTTAACCTACGACATCATTGAAAAACTGCGTGAAGCTGACGAAAAAGGGAAAATTACACCTATTGATACCAAGCTCGAACAAAACCTTACACAACAAAAAGATTTAACAGCCATTACAGGCTATTTAAACTCATTAAAAAGTGCTGCTTCTGGCCTTTCAAGTGATTTACTTTTTCAGGGTAGAAATGTTAGTAGTTCTGGAACCTCTGCTAGTCTGACAGCGGATGCTGGTGTTTTAACCCAAGAAGTTACAGTTGATGTTAAGCAACTTGCTGCGAAAGATATTTTTCAAACTGTAGGCAAAGCTTCCCGGACATCAACTTTTGCAAGTGGCAATGACACTCTTGGTATCACCATTGATGGCAAAACATATTCTATTGACGTCAAAACAACCACAACACTTACTGAACTTGCTGATATAATCAATAATGGTACTGATGGAAAAGTTGAGGCACGCATTATGAATGTTGGGGGCGAAAACCCCTATCGTCTCATTATTCAATCAGCCGAAACAGGCGAAAGCCAAAAAATTGAATTTTCAGGAACCACCGTACTTGCTGATCTTGGGCTCAATCACGAAGATGCCATCAGTGAAGAAGGAGCCGAAACTAGCCGCCTCTCAAATGCAAGCAATGCAAAATTTGTTTACAACGGCATTTCGATGCAACGCGAAACAAACACCATTGATGACATCACTGTAGGAATGGCTCTTAAGTTTACAGAAACAGGAAAAACAACATTTAACATCACACAAGACACTGATGCCTTGGTTGAGGAGATGAATAATTTTGTAACTGCATATAATGATTTAGTTAACAACCTTTCGGTTGCTACTGATTATGATAGTGAATCTGGGCAGTCTGGGTCTTTACAAGGCAACTCTCAAATCAATGCTATTAAAACTGTTCTTAACCGCTTGCTAACAAGCATGGATTCCGATGGACGCTCTTTGAATCAATATGGTCTTAACCTTAACGACAATGGACTTCTTCAACTTACTGAGTCAACACTTAGGGAAAAACTTACCGACGACCCCTTGGACGTAGAAGCTTTTTTCAAAGGCATGAACACGCCCAATACCACACTTTACACTCCCAAAAATGAAGTCAGTGGCGGCGCGCTTGATTTGAAATACGGCGATTTAACCATCAATGGCATAGCAATCATTCTCACAACACCCGATGGCTCAACAGCTGAAGAAAACGCACTAGCGTTGCGTGATGCCATTAACAAAGCTCTTGTTGCCGAAGGCGTTACCGCTTCTTTAGACACCAATGGAACTAAAATAATTTTGAACCAAAAGGAAGGATGGGATATTTCTGTCAAAGGGAGCTCTGCTGGCCTCAATGCTACAGGCTATACAGCACGGACCGTCACAGGAAACTCCGAAATTAGTGAGGGTATTTTTAGTCAATTGCATCAATCTATTGAAAGTATGGTTTCTAGTAATGGTGGCTCCATCACACTCTTAGGCGAGCAGTTTACAAATGCTCAAACGCGTCTAAACAAAGAAAGAGTGCGCTCCATGGAGCAACTTGATAGCAAATACGCAACAATGGTCGCGCAATTTGCCGCCTACGACACCATGATTGCCAATTTAAACAATCAATTTGCAACACTGCAATCTATGATTGATTCGCAACTAAACAGTAAGTAA
- a CDS encoding amino acid ABC transporter permease yields MLAALRNEKVRGFLFQLLTVVGLVAFLWYIGVNTLHNIEQRGIQTGFGFLEGTAGFGIYESPISFTETDTHARVFLVGLLNTLIVGFTGILLATILGIFIGILRLSNNWLIRKIAAAYIDIFRNIPILLQIFFWYNVVLKSLPGPRHSLEFFDTFFLNNRGLLIPQFSWNSTTLTVLASFVVAAVAIFFLNRWANIRQEKTGEPFTVIWIGIATFILAPIVGFFIGGADFGFSYPELRGFNFSGGKSISPEFLALTFALTIYTATFIAEAVRSGIEAVGKGQKEAAISLSLSPYQTLKLVILPQAIRISIPPIINQYLNLVKNSSLAAAIGYPEIVTVFAGTSLNQVGQAIEIIAITMLVYLTISLSVSAILNWFNHKMKIKER; encoded by the coding sequence ATGTTAGCTGCTTTACGAAATGAAAAGGTAAGAGGTTTTCTCTTTCAGCTTTTAACTGTCGTAGGCCTCGTTGCTTTTTTGTGGTATATTGGGGTTAACACCCTCCACAATATAGAACAAAGAGGCATCCAAACTGGGTTTGGATTTTTAGAAGGAACGGCAGGGTTTGGGATTTACGAATCCCCTATCTCTTTCACCGAAACCGACACCCATGCACGTGTTTTTTTGGTAGGATTGCTCAACACATTGATTGTTGGATTTACGGGCATTTTATTGGCCACCATTCTTGGAATTTTCATTGGTATTTTAAGACTTTCGAACAATTGGCTTATTCGCAAAATTGCTGCAGCCTACATTGATATTTTTCGTAATATTCCTATTCTTTTACAAATTTTCTTCTGGTACAACGTTGTCCTCAAATCTCTCCCAGGACCTCGCCACAGTTTAGAATTTTTTGATACCTTTTTTCTTAATAATCGCGGTCTTCTTATCCCTCAATTTTCATGGAACAGCACAACCCTTACTGTTTTGGCTAGTTTTGTTGTAGCAGCCGTTGCTATCTTTTTTCTTAACCGCTGGGCCAACATTCGCCAAGAAAAAACAGGGGAGCCTTTTACGGTTATCTGGATTGGTATCGCTACTTTTATACTTGCGCCTATTGTGGGTTTTTTCATTGGTGGCGCAGATTTTGGCTTTAGCTATCCTGAGCTTCGTGGCTTTAACTTTTCAGGCGGAAAATCCATTTCACCTGAATTTTTAGCGCTCACTTTTGCTCTTACTATCTACACAGCCACATTCATCGCCGAAGCGGTACGTTCAGGCATTGAGGCGGTTGGTAAAGGACAAAAAGAGGCGGCGATTTCATTAAGCTTAAGCCCATACCAAACCCTTAAGCTGGTTATCTTGCCTCAAGCGATTCGCATCTCCATCCCTCCGATCATTAATCAATACCTTAACCTTGTTAAAAACTCTTCGCTGGCTGCGGCCATTGGATACCCTGAAATTGTTACTGTCTTTGCAGGCACATCGCTCAATCAAGTAGGTCAAGCGATTGAAATCATTGCCATTACAATGCTTGTATACCTCACTATCAGTTTATCGGTTTCGGCAATCTTAAACTGGTTTAACCACAAAATGAAAATCAAGGAGCGTTAA
- a CDS encoding symporter small accessory protein, with translation MGVFDFGVGAAFWLTVFSMLLCVGYGAWRWNKDDDTAVDVALQSWASEEDAIEGDL, from the coding sequence ATGGGCGTTTTTGACTTTGGTGTGGGCGCGGCGTTTTGGCTAACGGTGTTTAGTATGTTGCTGTGTGTTGGCTATGGGGCGTGGCGGTGGAATAAGGATGATGACACGGCGGTGGATGTAGCATTGCAAAGCTGGGCAAGCGAAGAAGATGCCATTGAGGGGGATTTGTAA
- the rsmD gene encoding 16S rRNA (guanine(966)-N(2))-methyltransferase RsmD has product MKDNALHVSIGGGKYRGKKLKLPSLSTTRSTKSILKESLFNTLQFDLCDAVFVEAFGGSGSIGIEAVSHGAKHAYFFEKDTAAFRVLEENCASVDKTSFTCKRGNTFELLPALIASLATPAYLYFDPPFSFREGMNEVYQACFDLTQNLPAKSIRMVIFEHMYPLEMPQILGDFTLHKTKAFGKSALSYYM; this is encoded by the coding sequence ATGAAGGATAATGCTTTACATGTAAGCATTGGGGGCGGGAAATACCGTGGTAAAAAACTCAAACTCCCCTCTTTGTCTACAACACGTAGCACCAAAAGTATTTTAAAAGAGTCGTTATTTAACACACTACAATTTGATTTGTGCGACGCAGTATTTGTGGAAGCCTTTGGTGGCAGTGGGTCTATTGGCATCGAAGCGGTGAGCCATGGGGCAAAACATGCCTATTTTTTTGAAAAAGATACTGCGGCTTTTCGCGTGCTTGAAGAAAACTGTGCAAGCGTAGACAAAACCTCTTTTACATGTAAAAGAGGAAACACCTTTGAACTTTTACCTGCACTTATTGCTTCTCTTGCCACTCCTGCATACCTTTATTTTGACCCTCCTTTTTCCTTTCGCGAGGGAATGAACGAGGTATACCAGGCGTGTTTTGATTTAACACAAAACCTCCCTGCTAAATCTATTAGAATGGTTATTTTTGAGCACATGTATCCTTTGGAGATGCCGCAAATCCTTGGGGATTTTACTCTCCATAAAACCAAAGCCTTTGGAAAGAGCGCCCTGAGTTATTACATGTAA
- a CDS encoding amino acid ABC transporter substrate-binding protein, translated as MKLTKLALAAVTALSVGSLSVQADTFDDTVKQGFVKCGIDGGLPGFSEIVSGGQYRGMDVDGCRAVAAAVLGDASKVRFIALNAKERLAALQSGEIDVLVRNTTWTQSRDTSLGLNFAGVNYYDGQGFMVRKDLGVKSALELDGASVCLQTGTTTELNVADYFRANNMKYKTVSYDTNDQVVQSYEAGRCDILTSDASQLYGLRTKLSNPAGHIVLPEIISKEPLGPVVRQGDDKWFNIVKWTFFAMVAAEEYGITSKNADELKTKSTDPEVKRILGTEGQMGQNLGLKPEWAYNIVKQVGNYGEVFERNVGTSTPLNIERGLNAQWNKGGLQYSPPFR; from the coding sequence ATGAAGTTGACAAAGTTGGCACTTGCAGCAGTGACTGCGCTTAGTGTTGGAAGTTTGAGTGTCCAAGCAGATACATTTGATGACACGGTCAAACAGGGTTTTGTTAAGTGTGGTATTGATGGCGGCTTGCCAGGTTTTTCTGAAATTGTTTCAGGTGGCCAATACCGCGGTATGGACGTGGATGGTTGTCGTGCTGTTGCTGCAGCTGTTCTTGGAGATGCAAGCAAAGTACGTTTTATTGCGCTAAACGCCAAAGAGCGCCTTGCTGCTCTTCAATCTGGTGAAATTGACGTGTTGGTGCGCAACACCACATGGACGCAATCTCGTGACACCTCCTTGGGGTTAAATTTTGCTGGCGTAAACTACTACGATGGTCAAGGCTTCATGGTGCGCAAAGACTTGGGCGTTAAGAGTGCCCTTGAGCTTGATGGGGCTTCTGTGTGTTTGCAAACAGGTACCACCACAGAACTTAACGTAGCCGATTATTTCCGCGCTAACAACATGAAATATAAAACCGTCTCTTACGACACCAACGACCAAGTGGTTCAAAGCTACGAAGCAGGACGTTGCGACATCCTCACCTCAGACGCTTCACAACTCTACGGACTTCGCACAAAACTCTCCAATCCAGCAGGTCACATCGTTCTTCCTGAAATCATCTCCAAAGAGCCTCTAGGTCCAGTGGTACGCCAAGGGGATGACAAGTGGTTTAACATCGTCAAATGGACATTCTTTGCCATGGTTGCCGCTGAAGAATACGGCATCACTAGCAAAAATGCGGATGAACTTAAAACAAAATCAACGGACCCAGAAGTTAAACGCATCTTGGGAACCGAAGGTCAAATGGGCCAAAACCTTGGCTTAAAACCTGAATGGGCTTATAACATTGTTAAGCAAGTAGGTAACTACGGCGAAGTGTTTGAGCGCAATGTTGGAACAAGCACTCCTCTTAACATTGAACGTGGCTTAAACGCGCAATGGAACAAAGGTGGCTTACAATACTCTCCTCCTTTTAGATAA
- a CDS encoding FlaG family protein, producing MEIFSAVGKQMDAATTVKPSSGAAVETRQVEKTDVQREVTSDSRSQNAQDKKEIQQQLNETVRNLNEHMESLNTNISFGFNDKIESLYVSVMEKSSGKTIRKIPTEEAMKLSEHFREIIGLIFDKKG from the coding sequence ATGGAAATTTTTAGCGCTGTTGGCAAGCAAATGGATGCTGCAACAACAGTTAAGCCCTCTTCTGGCGCTGCTGTCGAAACACGACAAGTAGAAAAAACAGATGTTCAACGTGAAGTGACAAGCGATTCACGTAGTCAGAACGCACAAGACAAAAAAGAGATTCAACAGCAATTAAACGAAACTGTACGCAATCTTAATGAGCATATGGAATCACTAAACACCAATATCTCTTTTGGTTTTAACGATAAAATCGAATCACTCTATGTAAGCGTCATGGAAAAAAGTAGTGGCAAAACCATTCGCAAAATTCCAACTGAAGAAGCCATGAAGCTCTCAGAACACTTCAGAGAAATTATCGGACTTATTTTTGACAAAAAAGGATAA